One window of the Streptococcus parasanguinis ATCC 15912 genome contains the following:
- the rexB gene encoding ATP-dependent nuclease subunit B: MKLLYTDVRTPLTQVLTQEAVGLVEQGKRVFYIAPNSLSFEKEAKVLSYLEGQASFAITVTRFAQMARYFILNQVFEEQPLDDIGLGMLFFKALSQMKEQDLKVYGALRKDPQFIQQLVQLYHELQTAQMDFTDLELLEEAEKREDLLAIFEAVSEMLVQHRYESQSKIAFFLNQVEVGHLEEQLKDVAIVVDGFTRFSAEEEALISLLHRKGVEIVIGVYASEKAYRASFREGNLYQASVDFLLQLAKTFEVQPQYCGQAIEDSFSRITRMLEARYDFSQVENELKEDDRTAVQLWQTNTQKEELEFVAKSIRQRLHDGARYRDIRVLLGDVEAYQLQLKTIFDQYQIPFYLGRSEAMVHHPLIQVIESLGRIKQFNYQTEDVINLLKTGLYSDLTQEEVDAFEQYLRFAEVKGATKFHKPFTSNRQGKFNLEELNTLRQRVVEPLAPFFSQRKQKVTQLLTAFTEFLQEAQLSQNLQALIKDLALEEQERYDQVWKAFLHVLEELNLVFEDQELTVDDFLALLLSGMQLSQYRTVPATVDVVTVQSYDLIEPLTAPYVYAIGLTQERFPKIAQNTSLLSEEERQQLNEATQEGAELQVVTSENLKKNRFVAVSLLNAATNQLVLSAPSLVNEMEDSVSPYLVELAKEPIAIEWTTKQAQASSDDIGTYRALLARVIELHQEEITSELSAEEASFWGVAVRVLRKKLAAEGIQIPQISTELKSSQLQSDTLQALYPEGKALTLSASALNEYYKHQYAFYLRYVLGLQEDETIRPDARSHGNFLHRIFEKVLKDGSDQAFDRRLNEAIRETSQEAEFQQLYGESGETEFIRQLLLDTAKTTGRVLAQQNGIETIGEETLFGGSTHTSYPLSDGRLLQLRGKVDRIDQLRDRGALGVVDYKSSLTQFHYDKFFNGLNSQLPTYLSAIQDLKEYQEEQGIFGAMYLEMGDPVVDLKKTKTVDDAINQTMKSQQYKGLFMAEQAPYLGEAYDKNKAMMLSKEELDLLLLYNAYLYKTAAEGILKGQFAINPYSENGRNIAPFVEQFKSITGFEADRHLGQARFLTKLDQKGIRGEKVKAAWIEKMKEVLNK; encoded by the coding sequence ATGAAATTACTCTATACGGATGTTCGGACCCCCTTGACCCAGGTCCTGACACAAGAAGCCGTAGGGTTAGTAGAACAGGGCAAGCGTGTGTTTTACATTGCGCCCAACTCTCTTTCCTTTGAAAAAGAAGCCAAGGTCTTGTCCTATTTAGAAGGTCAGGCTTCTTTTGCTATTACCGTCACGCGCTTTGCCCAAATGGCCCGTTATTTCATCCTGAACCAGGTCTTTGAGGAGCAACCCTTGGATGATATCGGTCTCGGCATGCTATTTTTTAAAGCTCTTTCCCAGATGAAGGAGCAGGATCTTAAAGTTTACGGGGCTCTGCGTAAGGATCCTCAGTTTATCCAGCAACTGGTCCAGCTCTATCATGAATTGCAGACAGCACAGATGGATTTTACAGATTTGGAATTGCTCGAGGAAGCTGAAAAAAGAGAGGACCTCTTAGCGATTTTTGAAGCGGTCTCTGAGATGCTGGTCCAGCACCGGTATGAATCCCAGTCCAAGATTGCCTTTTTCCTCAATCAGGTCGAAGTAGGGCACTTAGAGGAGCAATTAAAGGATGTGGCGATCGTCGTTGATGGCTTCACGCGTTTTTCTGCTGAAGAAGAGGCTTTGATTAGTCTCCTTCACCGAAAAGGAGTGGAGATTGTCATCGGGGTCTATGCCAGTGAAAAAGCATATCGGGCAAGCTTTAGAGAGGGCAATCTTTACCAGGCCAGTGTTGACTTTCTCCTTCAGCTGGCAAAGACTTTTGAGGTACAGCCTCAGTATTGTGGGCAAGCGATCGAAGACTCTTTTAGTCGCATTACCCGCATGTTAGAAGCGCGCTATGATTTTTCACAAGTGGAAAATGAACTCAAAGAGGACGATCGAACAGCGGTCCAACTCTGGCAAACCAATACGCAAAAAGAAGAGTTGGAATTTGTTGCCAAATCCATCCGTCAGCGTCTTCATGATGGGGCACGCTATCGGGATATTCGGGTCTTGTTAGGTGATGTAGAAGCTTATCAACTACAGCTCAAGACTATTTTTGATCAGTATCAGATCCCCTTTTACTTGGGACGAAGTGAAGCTATGGTCCACCATCCCTTGATTCAGGTCATTGAATCGCTAGGGCGGATCAAGCAGTTCAATTACCAGACGGAAGACGTCATCAACTTGTTAAAAACGGGTCTGTATAGTGATCTGACGCAAGAAGAAGTCGATGCTTTTGAGCAGTACCTTCGCTTTGCGGAAGTAAAGGGTGCTACAAAATTTCACAAGCCTTTTACTAGCAATCGTCAGGGTAAGTTTAATCTGGAAGAGCTCAATACTCTCCGGCAACGCGTCGTAGAACCTCTAGCCCCTTTCTTTTCACAGCGCAAACAAAAGGTGACCCAACTCTTAACCGCCTTTACAGAGTTTCTGCAAGAGGCCCAGCTTTCTCAGAATCTACAAGCTTTGATAAAGGATCTAGCCTTGGAGGAGCAGGAGCGCTATGACCAGGTCTGGAAGGCCTTTCTTCATGTTTTAGAGGAGTTGAACCTGGTCTTTGAGGACCAAGAGCTGACCGTAGATGACTTTTTGGCCCTCCTCTTATCGGGGATGCAATTGTCTCAATACCGGACGGTTCCTGCTACGGTCGATGTGGTGACGGTTCAGTCCTATGACTTGATTGAACCCTTGACAGCGCCTTATGTCTACGCGATCGGGCTGACCCAGGAGCGTTTTCCAAAGATCGCTCAGAACACCTCTCTGCTCAGTGAAGAAGAGCGCCAGCAGCTCAATGAGGCCACCCAAGAAGGAGCAGAGCTCCAGGTGGTGACCAGCGAAAATCTTAAGAAGAATCGCTTTGTGGCAGTTTCGCTCCTCAATGCGGCGACCAACCAACTGGTTCTATCGGCCCCTAGCTTGGTTAATGAAATGGAAGATAGTGTCTCTCCTTACCTTGTAGAATTGGCCAAGGAGCCCATTGCCATCGAGTGGACGACCAAACAAGCCCAAGCTTCGAGTGATGATATCGGGACCTACCGGGCCCTCTTAGCGCGGGTGATTGAACTCCATCAAGAAGAAATTACGAGTGAGTTGTCTGCTGAAGAAGCCAGCTTTTGGGGTGTGGCGGTACGGGTCTTGCGCAAGAAATTAGCCGCTGAAGGCATTCAGATTCCTCAAATTTCAACGGAATTAAAGAGCAGTCAGCTTCAGTCGGATACGCTTCAAGCGCTCTATCCAGAGGGCAAAGCCTTGACCTTATCCGCTTCTGCCTTGAATGAATACTACAAGCACCAGTATGCCTTTTATCTGCGCTATGTCTTGGGCTTACAAGAGGACGAAACCATCCGGCCAGACGCTCGCAGTCATGGGAATTTTCTGCACCGGATCTTTGAAAAAGTCTTAAAAGATGGCTCCGATCAAGCGTTTGATCGGCGGTTAAACGAGGCGATTCGAGAAACCAGCCAAGAAGCTGAGTTCCAGCAATTGTATGGAGAAAGTGGAGAGACCGAGTTTATTCGTCAGTTGCTTCTTGATACCGCGAAAACGACAGGGCGAGTCCTCGCCCAGCAAAATGGGATCGAGACCATCGGTGAGGAGACCCTCTTTGGTGGAAGCACCCACACCTCTTATCCATTGTCCGATGGCCGTCTCTTACAGCTACGAGGCAAGGTGGACCGCATTGATCAATTGAGGGATCGGGGAGCCCTCGGCGTCGTGGACTACAAGTCTAGTCTGACGCAGTTCCACTATGACAAGTTCTTTAATGGACTAAATTCTCAATTGCCGACCTATCTTTCTGCGATTCAGGATTTGAAGGAATACCAAGAGGAGCAAGGGATTTTTGGAGCCATGTATTTGGAAATGGGAGATCCTGTAGTGGATCTGAAAAAGACAAAGACGGTCGATGATGCCATCAACCAAACCATGAAAAGTCAACAGTACAAGGGGCTCTTTATGGCAGAACAGGCGCCTTATCTAGGCGAGGCTTATGATAAGAACAAGGCCATGATGCTGAGTAAGGAAGAACTAGACTTGCTCCTCTTGTACAACGCTTATCTTTATAAAACAGCGGCAGAAGGGATCCTCAAGGGGCAATTTGCCATCAATCCCTATAGTGAAAATGGGCGCAATATCGCACCATTCGTGGAGCAGTTTAAATCCATCACGGGATTTGAAGCGGATCGTCACCTAGGTCAGGCACGGTTCTTGACCAAACTAGACCAAAAAGGAATACGCGGTGAAAAGGTGAAAGCCGCTTGGATCGAGAAGATGAAGGAGGTCTTGAACAAATGA
- a CDS encoding glutathione peroxidase, whose product MTSIYDFSLENQKGEEIPLSHYQGKVLIVVNTATGCGLTPQYQGLQDLYLRYQEKGLEILDIPCNQFMGQAPGTAEEINSFCSLNYQTTFPRFAKAKVNGKEALPLYDWLKSQAAGPLGKRIEWNFAKFVIGRQGQVAQRFSSKTEPAAMEDLIQELLEK is encoded by the coding sequence ATGACTAGCATTTATGATTTTTCTTTAGAAAACCAGAAAGGGGAGGAGATTCCCCTTTCTCACTACCAAGGTAAGGTCCTCATCGTGGTCAATACAGCAACAGGCTGTGGCTTGACCCCGCAATACCAAGGACTGCAAGATCTCTACCTGCGCTACCAGGAAAAAGGACTTGAAATTCTAGACATTCCCTGTAACCAATTCATGGGGCAGGCACCAGGAACGGCAGAAGAAATCAATAGCTTCTGTAGCCTCAACTACCAGACCACCTTCCCACGATTCGCTAAAGCCAAGGTCAATGGTAAAGAAGCCCTTCCTCTCTATGACTGGCTTAAAAGCCAAGCAGCTGGGCCACTGGGCAAACGCATCGAATGGAACTTCGCAAAATTTGTCATCGGCCGACAAGGCCAAGTCGCCCAACGCTTCTCCTCCAAAACAGAGCCAGCTGCTATGGAAGACTTGATCCAAGAATTGCTTGAAAAATAA
- a CDS encoding ABC transporter ATP-binding protein, whose translation MKTKKKANLGSILRLLDFLWKNYKVSLIVSFILIILSSLATVNVTASIQSLVDVYVEPMLTSNSHDFGPLLSFLTRVGLICLIGVLANYGFTLIMATVSQDSLRSLRNQLFARMQKLPVRYFDTHQHGDIMSIYTNDIDALRQAIEQSIPQLLSSAITILGVTITMLTVSPLLFLIVLVMVIVMVFIIKDVSGKSGRYFGAQQKNLGIENGFIEEMMSGQKVVKAFVHERESIEDFDRINDQLFESSYQANRYANVLMPILGNLGNVSFVLTALIGGLFALNGIGGLTIGGLMAFLQLNRSFTGPIAQVSQQLNFVLMALAGGDRVFDLLDEGEEVDQGKVTLVNYELVDGEMVETDQKTNKWAWKHPRPNGDYQLVKMVGNVVFDDVDFSYDGKKQILHGINLYADKGQKVAFVGATGAGKTTITNLINRFYDIQSGMITYDGIDIKLIEKDSLRRSLGIVLQDTHLFTGTIAENIAYGRADATREEILEAARIANVDSFVKHLDQGYETVLTDDGAGLSNGQRQLIAIARAALANAPVLILDEATSSIDSRTEKMVQEGMDRLMEGRTVFVIAHRLSTIVNSDVIMVMDHGRIIERGNHASLMAERGTYYRLYTGGLEID comes from the coding sequence ATGAAAACTAAGAAAAAAGCAAATCTAGGCTCTATCCTTCGCCTGCTCGACTTCCTTTGGAAAAACTACAAGGTATCCTTGATTGTTTCCTTTATCTTAATCATTCTATCGTCTCTTGCGACGGTCAATGTAACAGCTTCGATTCAGTCCTTGGTCGATGTCTATGTGGAGCCTATGCTAACGTCAAACAGCCATGATTTTGGACCGCTCTTGTCCTTCTTGACACGAGTTGGTTTGATCTGTTTGATCGGGGTACTTGCCAACTATGGCTTTACCTTGATTATGGCGACTGTTTCACAAGACTCACTTAGAAGTCTTCGAAATCAGTTGTTTGCCCGCATGCAAAAACTGCCAGTTCGTTACTTTGATACCCACCAACATGGGGACATCATGTCTATCTATACCAATGATATTGATGCTCTTCGCCAAGCGATTGAACAATCCATTCCTCAACTCTTATCCTCAGCGATTACCATTCTTGGGGTAACGATTACCATGCTGACGGTTAGTCCGCTCTTGTTCTTGATTGTTCTTGTCATGGTTATCGTCATGGTCTTTATCATCAAGGATGTCTCTGGCAAGTCAGGTCGTTACTTTGGCGCCCAACAAAAGAACTTGGGGATTGAGAACGGCTTTATTGAAGAAATGATGTCTGGTCAAAAAGTGGTCAAGGCCTTTGTGCATGAAAGAGAAAGCATTGAAGATTTTGATCGCATTAATGACCAACTCTTTGAATCCTCATACCAAGCCAATCGCTATGCCAATGTCCTCATGCCGATTCTTGGGAACTTGGGAAATGTTTCCTTTGTTCTGACAGCCTTGATCGGTGGACTCTTTGCTCTAAACGGCATCGGTGGTTTAACCATTGGTGGTCTCATGGCTTTCTTGCAATTGAACCGTTCCTTCACAGGTCCCATTGCTCAGGTCTCTCAACAATTGAACTTTGTCCTTATGGCCTTGGCTGGTGGAGATCGTGTCTTTGATCTTTTGGATGAAGGAGAAGAAGTCGACCAAGGAAAAGTGACGCTGGTCAATTATGAACTGGTCGATGGAGAAATGGTCGAAACTGATCAGAAAACCAACAAGTGGGCTTGGAAACACCCTCGTCCAAATGGAGATTACCAGCTTGTCAAGATGGTCGGGAATGTTGTCTTTGATGATGTTGATTTCTCTTATGATGGGAAGAAACAAATTCTTCATGGCATCAATTTGTACGCGGATAAGGGTCAAAAAGTGGCCTTTGTCGGAGCGACTGGTGCAGGAAAGACAACCATTACCAACTTGATCAACCGATTCTATGATATCCAATCCGGAATGATTACTTATGATGGGATCGATATTAAATTGATTGAGAAAGATTCTCTGCGTCGTTCCCTTGGAATCGTTCTTCAAGATACCCACTTATTTACTGGTACGATTGCAGAAAACATCGCTTACGGCCGTGCTGATGCAACACGGGAAGAAATCCTTGAAGCAGCTCGGATTGCTAATGTGGATTCCTTTGTTAAGCACTTGGATCAGGGCTATGAGACAGTCTTGACGGATGATGGGGCTGGCCTATCAAATGGTCAACGACAATTGATCGCCATTGCCCGTGCAGCACTTGCCAATGCGCCTGTCTTGATTCTAGACGAAGCGACGTCTTCTATCGACTCGCGGACAGAGAAGATGGTGCAAGAAGGGATGGACCGCTTGATGGAAGGTCGGACAGTCTTTGTTATCGCCCACCGTCTATCGACGATTGTCAATTCCGATGTCATCATGGTAATGGACCACGGACGCATCATCGAGCGAGGCAACCATGCTTCCTTGATGGCAGAACGTGGAACCTATTACCGCTTGTACACCGGTGGACTTGAAATTGATTAA
- a CDS encoding ABC transporter ATP-binding protein, with translation MIRSLISEIKEFKKPSFLASLFMVFEVMFEISIPFVMASLLDQGVQQRNMNNILFYGGLMLVCAFLSLFCGMQSARYGAYASAGFAKNLRRAIFKKVQTFSFENIDQFSSGGLVTRMMTDVTNVQNAYQMVIRICVRAPLNLIFAIVACFMINAEMAMIFVYVTIFLAAVLSIIMKIVYPLFTEVFEAYDNLNNSIQENITNMRVVKSYVKEADETVKFKKASRLIYNMFMKAIRVVVLSSPAMMLSMYASFLLISWIGAHLIVGGQLSTGNLTSMFSYTMTILMSLMMFMMIFVMLSISMASVERINEVLTTKTTIDSPENGIKEVADGSINFEDVTFAYTDENGDKTHVLQGINLSIRSGEVIGILGGTGSGKSSLVQLIPRLYDVESGRVTVAGHDVKEYDLDSLRKQVAMVLQTNVLFSGTIKENMRWGNKDATDEEIIAACKIAQADEFIQDFKEGYDTMIERGGSNVSGGQRQRLCIARALLMNPKILILDDSTSAVDTKTDSLIRQGLATSLKETTKIIIGQRISSIQDADRIIVMNDGQIDAIGRHEELLATNAIYQEVYEMQTQGKGEADEN, from the coding sequence ATGATTCGATCCTTAATTTCCGAGATCAAAGAATTCAAGAAGCCCTCGTTTTTGGCTTCCTTGTTCATGGTCTTTGAAGTCATGTTTGAGATTTCGATTCCCTTTGTCATGGCGAGTCTTTTGGACCAAGGTGTTCAACAAAGAAACATGAACAATATTTTGTTTTACGGTGGGCTCATGCTGGTCTGTGCCTTTCTCTCCCTCTTTTGTGGGATGCAGTCTGCCCGTTATGGCGCCTATGCATCGGCTGGTTTTGCCAAAAACCTTCGTCGGGCTATTTTCAAAAAGGTTCAAACCTTCTCATTTGAGAATATTGATCAGTTCTCATCAGGTGGGTTAGTCACTCGGATGATGACGGATGTGACCAATGTGCAAAATGCCTATCAAATGGTGATCCGGATCTGTGTACGGGCACCGCTCAATTTGATCTTTGCCATTGTGGCTTGTTTTATGATCAATGCGGAAATGGCCATGATCTTTGTCTATGTGACCATCTTTTTGGCAGCTGTCTTAAGCATCATCATGAAGATTGTGTATCCGCTCTTCACAGAAGTATTTGAAGCTTATGACAATCTCAACAACAGCATTCAAGAAAACATCACCAATATGCGGGTGGTGAAGTCCTACGTTAAGGAAGCAGATGAAACGGTTAAATTCAAGAAGGCTTCGCGTTTGATTTATAACATGTTTATGAAGGCTATCCGTGTCGTTGTCTTGAGTAGCCCAGCTATGATGCTTTCCATGTATGCTTCTTTCCTTTTGATTTCTTGGATCGGGGCTCATCTGATCGTTGGTGGTCAACTCTCCACTGGGAATTTGACTTCTATGTTTAGCTACACCATGACCATTCTCATGTCGCTCATGATGTTTATGATGATCTTTGTCATGTTGTCGATTTCCATGGCCTCTGTCGAGCGGATCAATGAAGTCTTAACGACCAAAACGACGATTGACTCTCCAGAAAATGGGATCAAAGAAGTCGCTGATGGATCCATCAACTTTGAGGATGTGACCTTTGCTTATACCGATGAAAATGGCGATAAGACCCATGTTTTACAAGGGATTAATCTTTCCATTCGTTCAGGGGAAGTTATTGGGATCTTGGGAGGAACAGGATCAGGGAAATCAAGCTTGGTTCAGTTGATTCCTCGTCTTTATGATGTCGAGTCTGGTCGGGTGACAGTAGCAGGCCACGATGTCAAAGAATACGATCTTGATTCCCTTCGTAAGCAAGTGGCCATGGTTCTTCAGACCAATGTCCTTTTCTCTGGTACGATTAAAGAAAATATGCGCTGGGGAAATAAGGATGCGACGGATGAAGAGATCATCGCAGCTTGTAAGATTGCGCAAGCCGATGAATTTATTCAAGATTTCAAAGAGGGTTATGACACCATGATTGAGCGTGGGGGATCCAACGTCTCTGGTGGCCAACGCCAGCGTCTCTGTATCGCGCGTGCCCTTCTCATGAATCCGAAGATCTTGATCTTGGATGATTCGACTTCGGCAGTCGATACCAAGACAGATAGTTTGATCCGTCAAGGATTGGCAACCAGCTTGAAAGAGACTACCAAAATCATCATTGGTCAACGGATTTCCTCTATTCAAGATGCAGATCGCATCATCGTGATGAATGATGGCCAAATCGACGCGATCGGTCGTCACGAGGAATTGCTTGCGACCAATGCTATCTACCAAGAAGTATATGAAATGCAAACACAAGGGAAAGGAGAAGCAGATGAAAACTAA
- a CDS encoding glycerophosphodiester phosphodiesterase, which translates to MRSKGSRKMKGLFALTVVFLMVQSGISAFELATLKVNDQIKLIAHRGDVSKGVENSLEALEAAAKEKAAYAEMDILLTKDHQFVVMHDYNLKRLAGVDKDVKDMTLAEVQGLKIQQDGHTSHIPSFEEYVKRAKELKMKLLVELKPHGGEPANYVDLFVQKMRDLGVEKDYPAMSLDLSVMEKVEKKAPEIKTGYVIPIQFGRFEKVSVDFFAIEDFSYQKNLVTQAHEMKKELYVWTINDKQKLTKYLQQPIDGLITDELTEAQRLKKDLKENKSYFDRFLNLVATSKEE; encoded by the coding sequence ATGCGCTCGAAAGGCAGTCGAAAGATGAAGGGGCTCTTTGCCCTGACAGTGGTCTTTCTCATGGTCCAATCGGGAATCTCAGCCTTTGAACTGGCAACCTTAAAGGTGAATGACCAGATCAAGCTTATCGCCCATCGAGGGGATGTCTCTAAAGGGGTAGAAAATTCCCTGGAAGCTTTAGAAGCAGCTGCCAAGGAAAAGGCAGCTTATGCGGAGATGGACATTCTTCTCACTAAGGACCATCAATTTGTCGTCATGCATGACTACAATCTTAAGCGCCTTGCTGGGGTGGACAAGGATGTGAAAGATATGACCCTAGCTGAGGTGCAAGGTCTCAAGATTCAACAGGATGGTCACACGAGTCATATCCCTTCATTTGAGGAATATGTCAAACGGGCCAAAGAATTGAAGATGAAGCTCTTGGTTGAACTCAAGCCCCATGGTGGAGAGCCTGCTAATTATGTGGATCTTTTCGTGCAGAAGATGCGGGATTTAGGGGTTGAGAAGGACTATCCGGCTATGTCTTTGGATCTGTCGGTCATGGAAAAGGTCGAGAAGAAAGCCCCTGAGATCAAGACCGGCTATGTCATTCCCATTCAATTCGGTCGCTTTGAAAAGGTCTCAGTTGACTTTTTTGCCATTGAAGACTTTTCTTATCAAAAGAATTTGGTAACCCAGGCCCATGAGATGAAAAAAGAGCTCTATGTCTGGACCATCAATGACAAGCAAAAGTTGACCAAGTATTTGCAACAACCCATTGATGGCTTGATTACGGATGAATTGACAGAGGCGCAAAGACTGAAAAAGGATTTGAAAGAAAACAAGTCTTATTTTGATCGCTTCTTGAATCTCGTCGCTACGTCTAAGGAAGAATAA
- a CDS encoding glycerophosphoryl diester phosphodiesterase membrane domain-containing protein has translation MKRSYWQDLKGAFYLIWRNKWSFIAIGILLQFVVGIGAAALTWLFHLAVLLAGQANIDKNNLVSVMSHPLSLLALLVFIMVFAFLFMLEMRTLISVIYLSRTDRHLSFKKVLRQSFGRLKDLAGRNLLYFLLYLFLTLPVAGVLIGSTLTDGLYIPTFITGEFEKTSIGSIGLFVVQLTFIYLNLRLIYTVPNLVVEELPFGRALKKSWSMTKRGVFRLLWRILSFEFLLTFLGILLILGLVFTLTVIDKEGQYFWVETIFLVLIRTFLFIFTVLTKVGSLGIILDSAWEVPS, from the coding sequence ATGAAACGGAGCTACTGGCAGGATCTGAAGGGGGCCTTTTACTTAATCTGGCGCAATAAATGGTCCTTTATCGCGATTGGGATTTTGCTACAATTTGTTGTTGGTATAGGAGCTGCGGCCTTGACTTGGCTCTTTCATCTGGCTGTTTTACTTGCGGGTCAGGCCAATATTGATAAGAACAACCTTGTCTCTGTCATGAGCCATCCCTTGAGCTTGCTGGCTCTTTTGGTCTTTATCATGGTCTTTGCTTTCTTGTTTATGCTGGAGATGCGGACCCTGATTTCAGTCATTTACCTGTCGCGAACCGATCGGCACTTGTCCTTTAAAAAGGTCTTGCGGCAATCATTTGGTCGCTTGAAGGACCTAGCGGGGAGAAACCTGCTTTATTTTCTGCTCTATCTCTTTTTGACCTTGCCTGTTGCAGGTGTCTTGATTGGATCGACTCTGACAGATGGGCTTTATATTCCAACCTTTATCACGGGGGAGTTTGAAAAGACCTCGATTGGCTCCATCGGGCTCTTTGTGGTGCAGCTGACCTTTATCTATCTCAATCTTCGCCTCATATATACGGTCCCCAACCTCGTGGTGGAGGAGTTGCCATTTGGTCGTGCCTTGAAAAAAAGTTGGTCCATGACCAAAAGAGGAGTTTTTCGTCTCTTATGGAGAATTCTGTCCTTTGAGTTTCTCTTAACCTTTCTAGGGATTTTATTGATCTTGGGTCTGGTCTTTACCTTGACCGTAATCGATAAAGAAGGCCAGTATTTCTGGGTGGAGACCATCTTTTTGGTCTTGATTCGGACCTTCCTATTTATTTTTACAGTCTTGACAAAGGTGGGGTCGCTCGGCATTATCTTGGATTCTGCATGGGAGGTACCGAGCTGA
- a CDS encoding FtsX-like permease family protein, producing the protein MFSVKDIRKLVVVSIIGACAVFVANLFLNFYLDIEQLEISKTNPMMQTYYNAQVSLSWMVAMVSGVVLSLTSVLLMCFYIKQFVDDHKEQLGILKALGYSNGQLAKRFWAFGLSFGAGALLGYFASFLMMGHFYDFRNEKGILPEITIHLHWQLLLALVILPTTFFMLLAIGYARRQLQTPALRLLKKSPSPIKVKRRKRAPKKEKDFLKELSSSLIWGRKSILFFVVFGSMCFAAMVQLSFGLRDYTDDIIQTMMIMIGLILSFSILFLSLGIVVSESRETLSLMKAFGYTDRECQSHILAPYRFWAYLGFVLGTVYQYGIMEILIGVIKDTVPEKIEHHFDGNVCFWTLLGFAVVYESLFYLSNRKLQKQTIKEVLLAE; encoded by the coding sequence ATGTTTTCAGTTAAAGATATTCGAAAATTAGTTGTCGTTAGTATCATTGGGGCTTGTGCGGTCTTTGTGGCCAATCTCTTCTTGAATTTTTACCTGGATATCGAGCAGTTGGAGATTTCGAAAACCAATCCCATGATGCAGACCTACTATAATGCCCAAGTTTCGCTTTCCTGGATGGTGGCCATGGTCAGTGGAGTCGTCTTGTCCTTGACATCGGTCCTTCTCATGTGTTTTTATATCAAACAATTTGTCGATGACCACAAGGAACAATTAGGGATTTTAAAGGCTTTGGGCTACAGCAATGGCCAGTTGGCGAAACGATTTTGGGCCTTTGGACTTAGTTTTGGAGCTGGAGCGCTTCTTGGCTATTTCGCTTCATTTCTCATGATGGGACATTTTTACGACTTCCGTAATGAGAAGGGGATTTTGCCAGAAATTACTATTCACCTTCACTGGCAGCTCCTGCTTGCCTTGGTGATCCTGCCAACGACCTTCTTTATGCTTCTCGCGATTGGTTATGCTAGAAGACAACTACAAACGCCTGCGCTTCGCTTATTGAAAAAGTCTCCAAGTCCGATCAAGGTCAAAAGGAGAAAGCGAGCTCCTAAGAAAGAGAAAGACTTCCTAAAAGAGCTATCCTCGTCACTGATTTGGGGGAGAAAATCTATCCTGTTTTTTGTAGTCTTTGGCTCTATGTGTTTTGCGGCCATGGTTCAATTGTCCTTTGGCCTCAGGGATTACACAGATGACATCATCCAAACCATGATGATCATGATTGGCTTGATCCTTTCTTTCTCGATACTCTTTTTGTCATTGGGGATTGTGGTCTCTGAAAGTCGCGAAACCTTGTCTCTTATGAAGGCTTTTGGCTACACCGATCGTGAATGCCAAAGTCATATTCTCGCTCCCTATCGTTTTTGGGCTTATTTAGGATTTGTTCTTGGGACGGTTTACCAATATGGCATCATGGAAATTTTGATCGGTGTGATCAAAGATACGGTTCCTGAAAAGATAGAGCATCACTTTGATGGGAATGTGTGCTTTTGGACCTTGCTTGGTTTTGCTGTAGTTTACGAAAGCCTCTTTTATCTATCCAACAGAAAACTCCAAAAACAAACCATCAAAGAAGTGCTTTTAGCTGAATAA